The Plasmodium berghei ANKA genome assembly, chromosome: 8 genome has a segment encoding these proteins:
- a CDS encoding CRAL/TRIO domain-containing protein, putative: MSDNESFASIEIVNDDHFKGMQNNENLDQFLDYDINCIKETDKYKYIGPDIIQRKDLFQINLGQIQFINQKNVKYHNIILNNKHNEADIFINIKKELFNIAYKNHCNKIKGITASGDINQIKDKNEKIKNDNENKKAYDLSNNDFSSVFSNKIEDTYNDIKSSVNWLGNFFSNSEQSNEKEKINIFYSDLYFLNDITILRFLNTYNYNIIKTLNKLIKFILWRQLTITSFNNNNIHKGAKFSTASKKKLSKMSRKIEENSNKIMSNNNYSNSVFINPENIKEILLKTNIFRCGFDKKSRPMLYIKIQEKLNMKEDELFLLLVYHVDMCMNSVDYKKCYKTEKSNTNDITYDNKNEFDETTLQLVIVVDCLNFELNNMISIDCIKKIINIFNEFYTDILYRIYIINIPTFFKKVWSLFNMFIDNHTLKKIIFINKKNINLMYDHIDTNVMKNFDNNFENNHSEHESLIFFPSNSLYYKYDESYFKNLFSYVNIWVENMIILNH; this comes from the coding sequence ATGAGTGATAATGAAAGTTTTGCATCCATAGAAATTGTAAATGATGATCATTTTAAAGGAATGCAAAATAATGAGAATTTGGATCAATTTTTAgattatgatataaattGTATAAAGGAAACcgacaaatataaatacatagGTCCTGATATAATACAAAGAAAAGATTTATTTCAAATTAATCTTGGGCAAATTCAATttataaatcaaaaaaatgttaaatatCACAACATCATATTAAACAATAAACATAATGAAGccgatatatttataaatataaaaaaagaattattCAATATAgcatataaaaatcattgtaataaaattaaaggaATTACAGCATCTGGGGATATTAACcaaataaaagataaaaatgaaaaaataaaaaatgataatgaaaataaaaaagcatatgatttatcaaataatgATTTTAGTAGTGTATttagtaataaaattgaagatacttataatgatataaaaagtaGTGTAAATTGGTTAgggaattttttttccaattcTGAGCAAagtaatgaaaaagaaaaaataaatattttttatagtgatttgtattttttaaatgatataactattttacgatttttaaatacatataattataatataataaaaacattaaataaattaatcaAATTCATTTTATGGAGGCAATTAACAATTACTAGTTtcaacaataataatatacataagggtgcaaaattttcaacagctagtaaaaaaaaacttagTAAAATGTCAAGAAAAATTGAagaaaattcaaataaaataatgtctaataataattatagtaatagcgtttttataaatccagaaaatattaaagaaatattattaaaaacaaatatttttcgatgtggttttgataaaaaatcaagACCAATGctgtatataaaaatacaagaAAAATTGAATATGAAAGAagatgaattatttttattattagtatATCATGTAGACATGTGTATGAATAGTGTagattataaaaaatgttataaaacTGAAAAATCTAACACTAATGATATAacatatgataataaaaacgaaTTTGACGAAACTACTTTACAACTTGTGATTGTAGTTGATTGCCTTAATtttgaattaaataatatgataagTATAgattgtataaaaaaaataataaatatatttaacgAATTTTATACTGATATTTTATacagaatatatattattaacatcccaacattttttaaaaaagtatggtccttatttaatatgtttatagATAATCATactcttaaaaaaattatatttataaataaaaaaaatataaatttaatgtaTGATCATATTGATACTAAtgttatgaaaaattttgaCAATAATTTCGAAAATAACCATTCCGAACATGaatctttaattttttttccttcaAATTCtttgtattataaatatgatgaaaGCTATTTCAAAAATCTTTTTAGCTACGTTAATATATGGGTTGAAAACATGATAATTCTTAACCATTGA
- a CDS encoding U4/U6 snRNA-associated-splicing factor, putative, which produces MNNNQEKKRRKVHLTNENDIDGNKNKESIDNYSSVKNPNQYDKCYYKENGDGEINKKWYANKCDLNDKVKLIENDKKTSKHFLIEKLNDQSLLLNKLKTLEENKLYVKNINENLTKKDFDNFFSNIMGYVDTRIILNSSRKSKKFAYIEFDTKQNALNFLDMLEDSDIEKFKKFFIENNILYACISDPKKNIYEQNKIFIKFINLVTQTDEIIINQIKQFLISRSISVFDIRLLGDPDSKYGYVEVKNNDDVIKCVEEIKRCILGDGTTECIMNYSIPIIKKKIIPDIEKIKVKKEKDKQIKDEKRKEENSAVIVVKNLHYNTRKYKLEQFFQQIGEIESINLSKKTSEKNNKRNKGYAFVTFKNRDDATAALILNDSIIDGRNILISKFIDNIKDNQKGDKKKNINYEHGDVLNEQNNQRNASTHLNASKRWDNPTQKIKHIYHERQKFIEKKRINLKGEDNYMNLIIEKKANEPSCPMTNDDFRKLFFK; this is translated from the exons atgaataataaccaagaaaaaaaaagaagaaaagtACATCTAactaatgaaaatgatatagaTGGAAATAAGAATAAAGAAAGTATAGATAACTATTCATCTGTTAAAAATCCAAATCAATATGATAAATGttattataaagaaaatggagatggagaaataaataaaaagtggtatgcaaataaatgtgatttaaatgataaagtaaaattaattgaaaatgataaaaaaacgtctaagcattttttaatagaaaaattaaatgatcAAAGTCTactattaaataaattaaaaacattagaagaaaacaaattatatgtaaaaaatattaatgaaaatttaacaaaaaaagattttgataattttttttcaaatattatGGGTTATGTAGATACACGAATTATTTTAAACTCATCaagaaaatcaaaaaaatttgcaTACATAGAATTTGATACTAAACAAAAtgcattaaattttttagaCATGCTAGAAGATAGTGATATTGagaaatttaaaaaattttttattgaaaataatattctttatGCATGTATATCTGAccccaaaaaaaatatttatgaacaaaataaaatttttattaaatttattaatctAGTTACTCAAACAGatgaaattataattaatcaAATTAAACAATTTCTAATATCCCGTTCTATATCTGTCTTTGACATAAGACTTCTTGGCGATCCCGACTCAAA GTATGGCTATGTCGAAGTGAAAAACAATGACGATGTGATAAAATGTGTTGAGGAAATAAAACGGTGCATTTTAGGAGACGGAACAACCGAGTGCATTATGAATTATTCCATtccaataataaaaaaaaaaataataccagatatagaaaaaattaaagtaaagaaagaaaaagataagcaaataaaagatgaaaaaagaaaagaagaaaatagtGCAGTTATTgttgtaaaaaatttacattataatacaagaaaatataaacttgaacaattttttcaacAAATTGGAGAAATTGAAAGTATAAATTTAAGTAAAAAAACatctgaaaaaaataataaaagaaataaaggTTATGCTTTTGtaacttttaaaaatagagATGATGCTACAGCAgcattaatattaaatgattCTATTATAGACGGacgaaatatattaatatcaaagtttattgataatataaaagataatCAAAAAggagataaaaaaaaaaacattaattATGAACATGGAGATGTTTTgaatgaacaaaataatcaaaGAAATGCATCAACACATCTCAATGCTTCCAAACGATGGGATAATCCAAcgcaaaaaataaaacatatatatcatgaaagacaaaaatttatagaaaaaaaacgaataaACTTAAAAGGCGAAGATAACTATATGAATTtaattatagaaaaaaaagctAACGAACCATCTTGTCCTATGACAAATGATGATTTTAgaaaactattttttaaataa
- a CDS encoding inosine-5'-monophosphate dehydrogenase, putative, which translates to MANGWDAEKIFGSTISYTYDDIICMPGYIDFPLSEIDLSNNMTKDICLKTPIISSPMDTVTEHKMAISMALCGGLGIIHNNMSIENQIEEVKKVKRFENGFIFDPYTFSPEHTVADVLCVKNKVGYKSYPITSDGKVGSKLVGIITGIDYLYLTNPDVKIKDIMTTELVTGKYPISLSDANKVLCNEKKSILPIVNDNYELIALVCRNDMHKNRIFPHASKRENKQLIVGASISTRGSDLEKVNKLVQNMIDIICIDSSQGNSIYQIDMIKKIKSAYPDIPIIAGNVVTSNQAKNLIDAGADVLRIGMGSGSICTTQDVCAVGRAQGTAVYHVSNYAHTRNIKTIADGGIKNSGNIVKALSLGADFVMLGNLLAATEESCSEYYFENNVRLKMYRGMGSMEAMYNKHFNSKSRYLVEDKIFGTVYDPTNDIKISQGVSASLVDKGSVLNLIPHLVKAVKHGFQSIGIKNIQQLHSKLYSGDLKFDIRSINSIKEGKVSDNLIFNTKK; encoded by the coding sequence ATGGCAAATGGATGGGATGCTGAGAAAATATTTGGGAGCACAATCTCATACACATATGatgatataatatgtatgcCGGGATATATAGATTTCCCATTAAGTGAAATAgatttatcaaataatatgaCAAAGGatatatgtttaaaaaCCCCAATAATATCATCCCCTATGGATACAGTAACTGAACATAAGATGGCAATTTCAATGGCATTATGTGGTGGGTTAGgtattatacataataatatgagtATAGAAAATCAAATTGAAGaagtaaaaaaagtaaaaaggTTTGAAAACGGGTTCATATTTGATCCTTATACATTTTCGCCTGAACATACCGTTGCAGATGTATTATGTgtcaaaaataaagttgGGTATAAATCATATCCTATAACATCGGATGGTAAAGTAGGTTCTAAATTGGTGGGAATAATTACTGGAATcgattatttatatttaactaACCCtgatgtaaaaataaaagatattaTGACAACGGAATTAGTAACAGGAAAGTATCCAATATCTCTATCGGATGCAAACAAAGTATTAtgtaatgaaaaaaaaagtatattacCAATTGTTAATGATAATTATGAACTTATAGCATTAGTATGTCGAAATgatatgcataaaaataGAATCTTTCCTCATGCATCTAAAAgagaaaataaacaattgATTGTCGGTGCATCTATATCAACTAGAGGATCAGATTTAGAAAAGGTTAATAAATTAGTGCAGAATATGATagatattatatgtatagatTCATCACAAGGTAATAGTATTTATCAAATTGACAtgatcaaaaaaataaaatctgCATATCCAGATATCCCAATTATTGCTGGTAATGTAGTTACAAGTAATCAAGCcaaaaatttaatagaTGCAGGTGCAGATGTATTAAGAATTGGAATGGGAAGTGGTTCTATCTGTACTACACAAGATGTATGTGCTGTGGGTAGAGCACAAGGAACAGCAGTATATCATGTAAGCAATTATGCACATACtcgaaatataaaaacaatagcAGATGGTGGAATTAAAAACTCAGGGAATATAGTAAAAGCATTATCATTGGGTGCTGATTTTGTTATGCTCGGAAATTTATTAGCAGCTACAGAAGAAAGTTGTAGTGAATATTATTTCGAAAATAATGTAAggttaaaaatgtatagaGGTATGGGTAGTATGGAGGCAATGtataataaacattttaattCAAAAAGCAGATATTTAGTAgaagataaaatatttggtACAGTTTATGATCCTacaaatgatataaaaatatcgCAAGGTGTTTCAGCAAGTTTGGTTGATAAGGGTTCTGTACTTAATTTGATTCCACATCTAGTTAAGGCAGTTAAACATGGATTTCAAAGTATAggtattaaaaatatacaacaATTACactcaaaattatattctgGTGATTTGAAATTTGACATAAGATCTATTAACAGCATAAAAGAAGGAAAAGTCAGCGACAATCTCATATTTAACACCAAAAAGTAA
- a CDS encoding ADP-ribosylation factor, putative, with protein MGNIIVGFARDCCNKYLKKKIIFQIRVCGPAQSGKTTFVKHLLHNKFLKVKPTEGLSVEKIDFEEFTVIIWDSRHVIEDNESINRLDIDALIYFVDLSDHGRLKIAKKNFFKALDDYNNVEHFLIVASKHDKKQCMLLEHVRDELKLDHIVDRNCHLVACSSKTGYEIESSMNWLFNQLMIKRKRNTCFVK; from the exons ATGGGGAATATAATAGTGGGTTTTGCTCGAGATTGctgtaataaatatttaaaaaaaaaaattatttttcaaataagaGTATGTGGGCCAGCACAAAGCGGAAAAACAACATTTGTAAAACATTTATTACACaataaatttttgaaaGTAAAGCCAACAGAAG gTCTATCTGTTGAAAAAATAGATTTTGAAGAATTTACAGTTATTATATGGGATTCAAGACATGTAATAGAAGATAat GAGTCCATTAATAGGCTAGATATAGACGCTTTGATTTACTTTGTCGATTTGTCAGATCATGGAAGATTAAAGAttg caaaaaaaaatttttttaaagcaCTGGATGATTATAACAATGTAGAGCATTTTTTAATCGTTGCCAGTAAACATGACAAAAAGCAATGTATGCTACTCGAACATGTTAGAgatgaattaaaattagATCATATTGTCGATAGGAATTG cCATTTAGTTGCTTGCTCATCAAAAACTGGGTATGAAATTGAGTCCAGTATGAATTGGCTTTTCAACCAACTTATGATTAAAAGGAAAAGAAATACAtgttttgtaaaataa